GTTCCGGCGCTACCTGGCCGAACGGGACGGGATGAGCGCGGACGAGCTCGACGCCGTCGAGGACGGTGAGCAGGTCGGCGGGCCCGTCCCTGCCACCCGTGAGAAGCGCCGGTTCGCCTACCCGCCCCAGCTCGTGGTCGTCGACGGCGGAGCCCCCCAGGTCGCGGCGGCCCACCAGGCCCTGGCCGACCTCGGCATCACCGATGTGGCCGTGGTCGGGCTCGCGAAGCGGCTCGAGGAGGTCTGGCTGCCGGGCGAGGACTTCCCGGCGGTGCTTCCCCGCACCAGCGACGGGCTCTTTTTGCTGCAGCGGCTGCGCGATGAGGCACACCGGTTCGCGATCACCCATCACCGCAAGCGGCGTGGCAAGGGCATGACGCGCTCCGCGCTGGACGCCGTGCCAGGCCTGGGACCCAGCCGGCAGGCCTCGCTGCTGAAGGAGTTCGGCTCCGTCCGCGCCCTGCGTGAGGCCGAGGTGGAGGAGATCGCCCGGGTGAAGGGCATCGGGCCGGCTCTCGCGGCCTCGGTCGCCGCGCACCTGGGCGAGCGGTAGCACGTCCGTGCGCCGCCGCCGTCTGCCATCCTTGCACCATGAGCTCGAGTGATCCGGACCAGCCCACCACGGTGCCCTACGGCATCCCGCTGCTGGAGGAGTCCTCGCCACCGCCGGCCGACGACCGGCCCGAGATCCTGCTCATCACCGGCATGTCCGGCGCCGGGCGCAGCCGGACCGCGGCGGTGCTGGAGGACCTCGACTGGTACGTGGTCGACAACCTCCCACCCAAGATGCTGCTGGCCCTGGCGGGCATGATGACCCAGGCCGACGGCGGCGTACGCCGGCTGGCCGCCGTCGTGGACGTGCGCTCGCGCGAGTTCTTCTCCGACCTGGTGCAGGTGCTCGAAGATCTGCGCCGGGCGCAGATCACCTATCGGATCGTCTTCCTCGATGCCTCCGACGAGGTGCTGGTGCGCCGGTTCGAGCAGGTCCGGCGGCCCCACCCGCTGCAGGGGGATGGGCGCATGCTCGACGGGATCGCGCAGGAGCGGCGGCTTCTGAGCCATCTGCGGTCGCGGGCCGACGTGACCCTGGACAGCAGCGACCTCTCGGTTCACGATCTCGCCCGTGCCGTGCGGGATGTGGTGGCCAGCGATGCGGAGACCGATCTGCGCATCACCACCGTCTCGTTCGGCTTCAAGTACGGGCTGCCGCTGGACGCCGACCACGTCGTCGACGTGCGGTTCCTGAAGAACCCCTACTGGGTCAACGAGCTGCGGCATCTCACCGGCAAGGACGCGCCGGTCAGCGAGTACGTGCTCGGCCTTCCCGGGGCGGAGGAGTTCGTCGAGCGCTGGGTCGCCGCGATCGAGCCCGTCCTGGACGGCTACCTCCAGGAGCAGAAACCGTACGTGACCATCGCCGTCGGGTGCACCGGCGGTAAGCACCGCTCGGTCGCGCTGTCGGAGGCGATCGCCACCCGGTTGCGCAGCCAGGGCCGCGTCGTGCGGACCATCCACCGGGACCTGGGCCGCGAATGAACGCGCTGACGCCTCCCATGGGTTGGCTGCCCACCGGCGGCTACGGCGGGCGTGAGCGCCGGCCCCGGGTGGTCGCGCTCGGCGGCGGGCACGGACTGGCCGCCACGCTGGGCGCGTTGCGCCACGTCACCACGGCACTGACGGCGGTCGTGACCGTCGCCGACGACGGCGGCTCCTCGGGCCGGCTGCGCCAGGAGCTCGGGGTCCTTCCCCCGGGTGACCTGCGGATGGCCCTGTCGGCGCTGTGCGACGAGTCCGACTGGGGCCACACCTGGCGTGACGTGCTCCAGCACCGGTTCACCTCGTCCGGATCGCTGGACGGTCACGCCGTCGGCAACCTGCTGATCGCGACCGTCTGGGAGCTGCTCGGCGACCAGGTCGCGGGCCTCGATCTCGTCGGTCAGCTGCTCGGTGCCAAGGGACGGGTGCTGCCGATGGCCGCCGTGCCGCTGGACATCGAGGCCGACGTCGCGCACGGCGACGGCGAGACCGCCCAGCGCAGCCTGGTCCGCGGGCAGAGCCGGGTGGCCGTCACCGCGGGCCGGGTCGAGCGCCTCCGGCTGCTCCCGGCTGAGCCGCCGGCCCATCCGGAGGCGATCGCGGCCGTCCGGGAGGCGGACTGGGTGATCCTCGGGCCGGGCTCCTGGTACACCTCGGTGATGCCGCATCTGCTGGTGCCCGAGCTCGCCGAGGCCCTCCACACCACACCGGCACGCCGGGCACTCACGCTGAATCTGTCCGCCCAGCTGGGGGAGACGTCCGGATTCAGCGCCGCCGACCACCTACGGTCGCTGCACGAGCTCGCCCCCGACCTCCGCCTGGACGTGGTGATCGCCGACCCGAGCGCCGTCGAGGACATCGACGACCTCTCCAGCTGTGCGGGTACGGTCGGCGCCGACCTGGTGCTGCGCCAGGTCAGTGAGGGCGACGGGACGCCGCGCCATGACACGCTGCGCCTCGCCGGCGCCTACCGGGACGCCTTCGAGCGCTTCCTCGGCGACGTCGGGGAGAAGGCGTGATGGGTGGCAGGATGGCGCTCATGTCTCTGACCGCCGATGTGAAGGACGAGCTCGCCCGACTCAAGGTCGACAAGCTCTCCGCCAGGAAGGCCGAAGTCGCCGCGACCCTCCGGTTCGCCGGCGGGCTGCACATCATCGCCGGGCGACCGGTGGTGGAGGCGGAGGTCGATGCCGGGATCACCGCCCGCCGGCTGCGGCAGGCGATCCACGAGGTCTACGGCCACACCAGCGAGGTCATCGTCGTCTCCGGCGGCGGACTGCGGCGGGGGAACCGCTACGTGGTGCGGGTCGTGGCCGGAGGTGAGCAGCTCGCACGCCAGACCGGTCTGCTGGACAACCGCGGCCGGCCGGTGCGCGGGCTCCCGCCCCACGTGGTCAACTCCACGATCGCCGACGCCGTGGCCGCCTGGCGCGGCGCCTTCCTCGCCCACGGCTCGCTCACCGAGCCGGGACGGTCCTCGGCGCTGGAGGTCACGTGCCCCGGGCCCGAGGCCGCACTGGCGCTCGTCGGTGCGGCGCGGCGGCTGGGCATCCAGGCCAAGGCGCGGGAGGTGCGGGGCATCGACCGGGTCGTGATCCGGGACGGCGACGCCATCAGCGCGATGCTCACGCGGATGGGCGCCCACGACGCCGTCATGGCGTGGGAGGAGCGCCGGATGCGCCGCGAGGTGCGCGGCACCGCCAACCGGCTCGCCAACTTCGACGACGCCAACCTGCGCCGCTCCGCGCAGGCGGCGGTCGCGGCCGGGGCCCGGGTCGAGCGGGCGTTCGAGATCCTCGGTGAGGAGATGCCCGACCATCTGCGTCAGGCCGGACGGCTGCGGCTCGAGCACAAGCAGGCCAGCCTCGAGGAGCTCGGCCAGCTCTCCGACCCCCAGCTCACCAAGGACGCGGTGGCCGGCCGGATCCGGCGACTGCTCGCCATGGCCGACAAGCGCGCCGGCGAGCTCGGGATCCCGGACACCGAGAGCAACCTCACCCAGGACATGCTCGACATGTGAGGAGGGGGCGCCTCCGGCCCGAGCGGGCCACCCTTTGCCCGTGGCGGGTGTACCGTTGACTACTGGCGAGGAACGCGCCCGCACGTCGGGACCGGACCTCCCCGGTCGCCTCGGTGCGACCGACCTCGCGACACGCGAATCCCCGACACCCCAGACGCTATGCGCGCAGCGAGCGCGCCAGGAGGAAAACGTGACCATCCGCGTCGGTATCAACGGCTTCGGCCGCATCGGACGAAACTTCTTTCGTGCCGTCCTCGCCAGTGGCGCAGACATCGAGATCGTCGGTGTCAACGACCTGACGAGCAACGAGTCCCTGGCCCACCTGCTCAAGTACGACTCCATCCTCGGCAAGCTCGCCGAGGACGTCACCTTCGACGAGACGTCGATCACGGTGGGCAAGCAGACCTTCAAGGCCCTCGCCGAGCGCGACCCGGCCGCGCTCCCGTGGGGCGAGCTCGGCGCCGACATCGTGATCGAGTCCACCGGCATCTTCACCGACGGGACCAAGGCGAAGGCCCACCTGGACGCCGGTGCCAAGAAGGTCATCATCTCCGCTCCGGCGAAGAACGAGGACGCCACCTTCGTCATCGGTGTGAACCACACCGACTACGACCCGGCCAACCACCACATCATCTCCAACGCCTCCTGCACCACGAACTGCCTCGCCCCGCTGGCCAAGGTGCTGGACGAGAAGTTCGGGATCGTGCGCGGCCTGATGACCACGGTCCACGCCTACACGGCTGACCAGAACCTGCAGGACGGCCCCCACAAGGACCCGCGTCGCGCCCGCGCCGCGGCCCTGAACATCGTCCCCACCTCCACCGGTGCGGCGAAGGCCGTCTCCCTGGTGCTGCCGCAGCTGGCCGGCAAGCTCGACGGCTACGCCCTGCGCGTGCCGACCCCCACGGGCTCGGCCACCGACCTCACCTTCACCGCCTCCCGCGAGGTGACGGTGGACGAGGTCAACGCCGCGATCAAGGAGGCCGCCGCGACCGAGGAGCTCAAGGGCATCCTGGTCTACACCGAGGACCCGCTGGTCTCCACCGACATCGCCGGCGACCCGGCCTCGAGCGTGTTCGACTCCGGCCTGACGAAGGTCATCGGCGACCAGGTGAAGGTCGTCTCCTGGTACGACAACGAGTGGGGCTACTCCAACCGGCTCGTGGACCTCACGGTCTACGTCGGCGAGAAGCTCTGAGAAACGTCTCGTGACCTGCGCCCGCGTGCTCGCCTGAGCACGCGGGCGCGGTCGTGCCCGAAGTCCCGCCCGGCAGAGGAGTCCCCATGAAGACCATCGACGACCTCGGCGAGCTGCGCGGCAAGCGCGTGCTCGTCCGATCCGACTTCAACGTGCCGCTGGACGGCACCACGATCACCGACGACGGCCGGATCCGCGCCGCGCTGCCCACCATCCGCCGGCTCGCCGACGCCGGCGCGAAGGTCGTCGTCACCGCCCACCTCGGACGCCCCAAGGGTGAGCCCGACCCGGCGTTCTCCCTCGCCCCGGTGGCCGACCGGCTGGGCGAGCTGCTCCAGGCCGGCGTCACCCTCGCCTCCGACACCGCCGGTGAGGGCGCGCGCTCGGCCGTGGCCGCCATGCAGCCCGGCGACGTCGTGCTGCTGGAGAACATCCGCTTCGACGCCCGTGAGACCTCCAAGGACGACGCCGAGCGCGCCTCGCTGGCCGACGACCTGGCCGCCCTCGCCGACCTCTACGTCTCGGACGGGTTCGGCGTGGTGCACCGCAAGCAGGCCAGCGTCTACGACGTCGCGCTCGAGCTGCCGCACGCCGTCGGCGGACTGGTGCAGGCCGAGATCGAGGCGCTGAGCAAGGCCACCGAGAACCCCGAGCGGCCCTAC
Above is a window of Ruania suaedae DNA encoding:
- the rapZ gene encoding RNase adapter RapZ; translated protein: MSSSDPDQPTTVPYGIPLLEESSPPPADDRPEILLITGMSGAGRSRTAAVLEDLDWYVVDNLPPKMLLALAGMMTQADGGVRRLAAVVDVRSREFFSDLVQVLEDLRRAQITYRIVFLDASDEVLVRRFEQVRRPHPLQGDGRMLDGIAQERRLLSHLRSRADVTLDSSDLSVHDLARAVRDVVASDAETDLRITTVSFGFKYGLPLDADHVVDVRFLKNPYWVNELRHLTGKDAPVSEYVLGLPGAEEFVERWVAAIEPVLDGYLQEQKPYVTIAVGCTGGKHRSVALSEAIATRLRSQGRVVRTIHRDLGRE
- a CDS encoding gluconeogenesis factor YvcK family protein — protein: MNALTPPMGWLPTGGYGGRERRPRVVALGGGHGLAATLGALRHVTTALTAVVTVADDGGSSGRLRQELGVLPPGDLRMALSALCDESDWGHTWRDVLQHRFTSSGSLDGHAVGNLLIATVWELLGDQVAGLDLVGQLLGAKGRVLPMAAVPLDIEADVAHGDGETAQRSLVRGQSRVAVTAGRVERLRLLPAEPPAHPEAIAAVREADWVILGPGSWYTSVMPHLLVPELAEALHTTPARRALTLNLSAQLGETSGFSAADHLRSLHELAPDLRLDVVIADPSAVEDIDDLSSCAGTVGADLVLRQVSEGDGTPRHDTLRLAGAYRDAFERFLGDVGEKA
- the whiA gene encoding DNA-binding protein WhiA, with amino-acid sequence MSLTADVKDELARLKVDKLSARKAEVAATLRFAGGLHIIAGRPVVEAEVDAGITARRLRQAIHEVYGHTSEVIVVSGGGLRRGNRYVVRVVAGGEQLARQTGLLDNRGRPVRGLPPHVVNSTIADAVAAWRGAFLAHGSLTEPGRSSALEVTCPGPEAALALVGAARRLGIQAKAREVRGIDRVVIRDGDAISAMLTRMGAHDAVMAWEERRMRREVRGTANRLANFDDANLRRSAQAAVAAGARVERAFEILGEEMPDHLRQAGRLRLEHKQASLEELGQLSDPQLTKDAVAGRIRRLLAMADKRAGELGIPDTESNLTQDMLDM
- the gap gene encoding type I glyceraldehyde-3-phosphate dehydrogenase, with the translated sequence MTIRVGINGFGRIGRNFFRAVLASGADIEIVGVNDLTSNESLAHLLKYDSILGKLAEDVTFDETSITVGKQTFKALAERDPAALPWGELGADIVIESTGIFTDGTKAKAHLDAGAKKVIISAPAKNEDATFVIGVNHTDYDPANHHIISNASCTTNCLAPLAKVLDEKFGIVRGLMTTVHAYTADQNLQDGPHKDPRRARAAALNIVPTSTGAAKAVSLVLPQLAGKLDGYALRVPTPTGSATDLTFTASREVTVDEVNAAIKEAAATEELKGILVYTEDPLVSTDIAGDPASSVFDSGLTKVIGDQVKVVSWYDNEWGYSNRLVDLTVYVGEKL